A stretch of Alphaproteobacteria bacterium DNA encodes these proteins:
- a CDS encoding DMT family transporter: MSYLYADPIGRRKGLRAARGSDAYAILVAATVVVYNNGMPRTMEDGAGPRSSTESFIAGALWMLLAALGFALMSGIIRHVSAQLDPFVIVFFRNLFGLMFMMPWLLRSGLSGLRTGRLRLHLLRAVMGLGGMLCWFWALSNMPMAEAVALNFTAPLFTTVLAIPLLGEVVHLRRWTATIVGFLGVLVILRPGMAAISEPAIVVLMASVFMAGAGILIKTLSRTEGDGAMVTYVVLFLTPMSLVPALFVWTMPSWTTLLWLAAIGGLATLAHQCLTRSFRAADASAIMPFDYARLPFVAAIGYVAFDQSVDVWTWVGGGIIAAAGLYIAHREIVLGRDPTAPLTVGDRAASGVFRGTLKRFGYWK, translated from the coding sequence ATGTCCTATCTATACGCCGACCCCATCGGCCGGCGAAAGGGCCTGCGTGCGGCGCGTGGCAGCGATGCGTATGCCATCCTGGTCGCCGCTACGGTGGTCGTCTACAACAACGGGATGCCGCGAACAATGGAAGATGGCGCGGGACCCCGGTCGTCGACCGAGTCCTTCATCGCCGGTGCGTTGTGGATGTTGCTGGCCGCCCTCGGCTTTGCGCTGATGTCCGGTATCATCCGTCACGTTTCGGCGCAACTGGATCCCTTCGTCATCGTCTTCTTCCGCAACCTGTTCGGGCTCATGTTCATGATGCCGTGGTTGCTGCGCAGCGGTCTTTCCGGGTTGAGAACCGGGCGTCTCAGACTGCACCTGCTGCGCGCGGTCATGGGGCTCGGCGGCATGCTGTGCTGGTTCTGGGCGCTTTCCAACATGCCGATGGCGGAGGCGGTGGCGCTCAATTTCACGGCTCCACTGTTCACCACTGTGCTGGCCATTCCGCTGCTCGGCGAGGTCGTCCACTTGCGCCGCTGGACGGCGACCATCGTCGGCTTTCTAGGGGTCCTCGTCATCCTTCGTCCCGGCATGGCGGCGATCAGCGAGCCCGCCATTGTCGTGCTCATGGCATCGGTATTCATGGCTGGCGCCGGTATCCTGATCAAGACGCTGTCGCGCACCGAAGGCGACGGCGCCATGGTCACCTATGTGGTGCTGTTCCTGACCCCGATGTCGCTGGTGCCGGCGCTGTTCGTCTGGACCATGCCGTCGTGGACCACGCTGTTGTGGCTCGCCGCGATCGGCGGCCTGGCGACTTTGGCCCACCAATGCCTGACCCGATCCTTCCGCGCCGCCGACGCTTCGGCGATCATGCCGTTCGACTATGCCCGGTTGCCGTTCGTCGCCGCCATCGGCTACGTCGCCTTCGACCAGAGCGTCGACGTCTGGACCTGGGTCGGCGGCGGCATCATCGCCGCCGCGGGCTTGTACATCGCCCATCGCGAGATCGTGCTCGGCCGCGACCCGACGGCCCCGCTCACCGTCGGCGACCGCGCCGCCAGCGGCGTCTTTCGCGGCACCCTGAAACGCTTCGGCTATTGGAAATAG
- a CDS encoding acetoacetate--CoA ligase → MDQPLWQPSDERKRGTNLWAFMRQVEAENGITLDDYESLWAWSITEIEKFWLAVWDFCGVIGDGPGERVLVDGDKMPGARFFPDARLNFAENLLRRRDDGAALIFWGEDKVKRELSWAELYDGVSRLARALDEIGIAPGDRVAGIVANMPETIMAMLATTSRGAVWSSCSPDFGVQGVVDRFGQIEPRVLFCVDGYHYNGKTHSVLTKLPEILAQMPSVEKVVVIPYTEADPDLSRIPNAVTLDAFIAGREAGAIDFVRVGFNDPLYIMFSSGTTGVPKCIVHGVGGSLMQHLKEHRLLCDIRRDDRVFYFTTCGWMMWNWLASVLASEATLLLYDGSPFHPDGNVLYDFADATGMTLFGTGAKYIDACNKAGLHPAETHKLDTLRVMTSTGSTLVPEGFDYVYRHIKADIHLASISGGTDILACFVGGNPIGAVWRGEIQARALGMAADVFDESGRPVRGEKGELVCTKPFPSMPLGFWNDPDGARYHDAYYARFPNVWCHGDYVMLTEHNGIVIFGRSDATLNAGGVRIGTAEIYRQVEKLDEIQESIVIGQDWDDDTRVVLFVVVRDGGELDDALIQKIRQTIRANTSPRHVPAKIVQVNDIPRTKSNKIVELAVREVVHGRPVKNVEALANPVALEEFRDRPELQT, encoded by the coding sequence GTGGACCAACCGCTTTGGCAGCCGTCCGACGAGCGCAAGCGCGGCACCAATCTGTGGGCCTTCATGCGCCAGGTCGAGGCCGAGAACGGCATCACCCTCGACGATTACGAGTCGCTGTGGGCGTGGTCGATCACCGAGATCGAGAAGTTCTGGCTCGCGGTCTGGGATTTCTGCGGCGTCATCGGCGACGGGCCGGGCGAGCGGGTGCTCGTCGACGGCGACAAGATGCCGGGGGCGCGATTTTTTCCCGACGCCCGGTTGAATTTCGCCGAGAACCTGCTGCGCCGCCGCGACGACGGCGCGGCGCTGATATTCTGGGGCGAGGACAAAGTGAAGCGCGAGCTCAGCTGGGCCGAGCTCTACGATGGGGTTTCGCGGTTGGCGCGCGCGCTCGACGAAATCGGCATTGCCCCCGGTGACCGCGTCGCCGGAATCGTCGCCAACATGCCCGAAACCATCATGGCGATGCTGGCGACGACTAGCCGCGGCGCCGTATGGTCGTCGTGCTCGCCCGATTTCGGCGTCCAGGGTGTGGTCGATCGCTTCGGCCAGATCGAGCCTCGGGTGTTGTTCTGCGTCGACGGCTACCACTACAACGGCAAGACCCACAGCGTGCTGACCAAGCTGCCGGAAATCCTGGCGCAGATGCCGTCCGTGGAGAAGGTCGTGGTAATTCCCTACACCGAAGCGGACCCGGACCTGTCGCGGATACCCAACGCCGTGACGCTCGACGCGTTCATCGCGGGACGCGAAGCCGGGGCCATCGACTTCGTTCGCGTCGGTTTCAACGACCCGCTCTATATCATGTTTTCCAGCGGCACCACGGGGGTGCCCAAATGTATCGTCCACGGCGTCGGCGGCTCGCTCATGCAGCACCTCAAGGAGCACCGGCTGCTGTGCGATATTCGGCGCGACGACCGCGTCTTCTACTTCACCACCTGCGGTTGGATGATGTGGAACTGGCTGGCCTCGGTGCTGGCCTCGGAGGCGACGCTGCTGCTCTACGACGGCTCGCCGTTCCATCCCGACGGCAATGTGCTTTACGATTTCGCCGACGCCACCGGCATGACTTTGTTCGGCACCGGCGCCAAATACATCGACGCCTGCAACAAGGCGGGCCTGCACCCGGCCGAGACCCACAAGCTCGACACCCTCCGGGTCATGACCTCGACCGGTTCGACGCTGGTGCCCGAGGGCTTCGATTACGTCTACCGGCACATCAAGGCGGACATTCATCTGGCGTCGATATCCGGCGGCACCGATATCCTCGCCTGCTTCGTCGGCGGCAACCCGATCGGCGCCGTGTGGCGCGGCGAGATTCAGGCGCGGGCGCTGGGCATGGCCGCCGACGTGTTCGACGAATCGGGGCGGCCGGTGCGCGGCGAGAAAGGCGAGCTGGTGTGTACCAAGCCGTTTCCGTCGATGCCGCTCGGTTTCTGGAACGACCCCGACGGCGCGCGCTACCATGACGCCTACTACGCCCGCTTTCCCAACGTTTGGTGCCACGGAGACTACGTCATGCTGACCGAGCACAACGGCATCGTCATCTTCGGCCGCTCGGACGCGACGCTCAACGCCGGCGGCGTGCGCATCGGCACGGCGGAGATCTACCGCCAGGTCGAGAAGCTCGACGAAATCCAGGAGAGCATCGTCATCGGTCAGGACTGGGACGACGACACCCGGGTCGTCTTGTTCGTCGTGGTCCGCGACGGGGGCGAGCTCGACGATGCGTTGATCCAGAAGATTCGTCAGACCATCCGCGCCAATACATCGCCGCGTCATGTGCCGGCGAAGATCGTTCAGGTCAACGATATCCCGCGCACCAAGAGCAACAAGATCGTCGAGCTGGCGGTGCGCGAAGTGGTCCATGGCCGACCGGTGAAGAACGTCGAAGCGCTGGCCAATCCGGTCGCGCTCGAGGAGTTCCGCGACCGGCCCGAATTGCAGACCTGA